The following are encoded together in the Trichomycterus rosablanca isolate fTriRos1 chromosome 19, fTriRos1.hap1, whole genome shotgun sequence genome:
- the LOC134333501 gene encoding transcription factor TFIIIB component B'' homolog isoform X4 — protein sequence MIWKAAICCTQLWLVLTTVTGHLTEEQKEQIVDLHNMYRSKVEPSAANMIRMLRPKTRERPDGDPEEDGPETQKKSKRGKKWLGKNWRRIFKKKKKVEGDGEAGQSSVTPRPSNMDHGDGAEVLLVEKTEPDPADGEDLMSCRLDGAEKIISQQQTPDQILDETDAADEERATEDLSNIMLDEDRAAEDVGNFPLDENEAGAERLLGNETLEVMDLNTGTEDEDIRELMNFLQDKTEEQIELLKMKDTEAEVEAITELKENLTDDVETPSNKLLVGDPITEEMDAEGGFALVKDLVNVLLEKTEEKIELLNVQDAEAETENLMENMLDDLDGSGEQLLAEEKVPEVMDEDVEMETAEDVKKFLRNENEANMQVIDEAVEAETAENVKKFLLNKTENVMENMLDDLDGSGEQLLAEEKVPEVMDEDVEMETAEDVKKFLRNENEANMQVMDEAVEAETAENVKKFLLNKTENVMENMLDDLDRSGEQLLGEKVPEVMDKDVEMETAEDVKKFLLNENEANMQVMDEAVEAETAENVKKFLLNKTENIMENMLDDLDGSGEQLLAGEKVPEVMDEAVETAEDVKKFLLNKSEASMDEGLAEMVVEVKNVVEDENDIRAEVEQILNLVLDEIELKVTKQQNEVDEMEKINQQILMIKNEEKDIKKDELLNDGGEGTLTMKRRRGTRGHGRKINYKKKEKEESEKDQHQEKEPTMKLVDKDGGGKPKNWRRRGTRGKGQKINYKKKEEVEQIVENKEPHGGAAADGKAEEQRRSAEGHERAGGRREAAYSEVVRNAYGGRSWYGQEYRMKTTYWYQYGQHPPEPVWRNYRMDERNTWRYGGHHWERRNMWTPPAANYYYNPNYYYNPNDYYY from the exons CTCCGTCCGAAGACTCGGGAACGGCCAGATGGCGACCCTGAAGAGGACGGACCTGAGACCCAGAAAAAAAGCAAACGTGGAAAGAAATGGTTGGGTAAAAACTGGAGGAGGATTtttaagaaaaagaagaaggtgGAGGGTGATGGAGAGGCAGGACAGAGCAGTGTAACACCGAGGCCATCGAACATGGACCATGGAGATGGTGCTGAAGTGCTTCTGGTGGAGAAAACTGAACCTGATCCTGCAGATGGAGAGGATTTGATGAGCTGCAGGCTGGATGGAGCTGAGAAGATCATCAGCCAGCAGCAGA CTCCAGATCAAATCCTGGATGAAACTGATGCAGCAGATGAAGAAAGAGCTACTGAAGATCTCAGCAACATCATGCTGGATGAGGATAGAGCTGCTGAAGATGTCGGGAACTTCCCACTGGATGAGAATGAGGCTGGTGCCGAGCGTCTTTTAG GAAATGAGACCTTGGAAGTGATGGACCTAAACACAGGGACTGAGGATGAGGATATTAGAGAGCTTATGAACTTCCTCCAAGATAAAACTGAGGAACAGATTGAGCTCCTAAAGATGAAGGATACAGAAGCTGAGGTTGAGGCCATCACAGAGCTTAAGGAAAACCTGACGGATGATGTGGAGACACCGAGCAACAAGCTTCTGG TAGGAGATCCGATCACAGAGGAGAtggatgcagaaggtggatttgcaCTTGTTAAAGATTTGGTGAACGTTCTCCTGGAAAAGACAGAGGAAAAGATTGAGCTTCTGAATGTACAAGATGCAGAAGCTGAGACTGAAAACCTCATGGAGAACATGCTGGATGATCTGGATGGATCTGGAGAGCAGCTTCTGG CAGAAGAAAAGGTTCCAGAAGTTATGGATGAAGACGTTGAGATGGAAACAGCTGAAGACGTGAAGAAGTTCCTCCGTAATGAGAATGAAGCCAACATGCAAGTAATAGATGAAGCAGTTGAAGCTGAAACGGCTGAGAACGTGAAGAAGTTTCTCCTTAATAAAACTGAAAACGTCATGGAGAACATGCTGGATGATCTGGATGGATCTGGAGAGCAGCTTCTGG CAGAAGAAAAGGTTCCAGAAGTTATGGATGAAGACGTTGAGATGGAAACAGCTGAAGACGTGAAGAAGTTCCTCCGTAATGAGAATGAAGCCAACATGCAAGTAATGGATGAAGCAGTTGAGGCTGAAACGGCTGAGAACGTGAAGAAGTTTCTCCTTAATAAAACTGAAAACGTCATGGAGAACATGCTGGATGATCTGGATAGATCTGGAGAGCAGCTTCTGG GAGAGAAGGTTCCAGAAGTTATGGATAAAGACGTTGAGATGGAAACGGCTGAAGACGTGAAGAAGTTCCTCCTTAATGAGAATGAAGCCAACATGCAAGTAATGGATGAAGCAGTTGAGGCTGAAACGGCTGAGAACGTGAAGAAGTTTCTCCttaataaaactgaaaacatCATGGAGAACATGCTGGATGATCTGGATGGATCTGGAGAGCAGCTTCTGG CAGGAGAGAAGGTTCCTGAAGTTATGGATGAAGCAGTTGAGACTGCTGAGGACGTGAAGAAGTTTCTCCTCAATAAGAGTGAAGCCAGCATGGATGAAGGGCTTG CAGAAATGGTGGTGGAGGTGAAGAATGTGGTGGAAGATGAAAACGACATTAGAGCTGAGGTCGAACAGATACTGAACCTCGTCCTGGATGAGATCGAGCTGAAAGTAACAAAGCAGCAGAATGAAGTGGACGAGATGGAGAAGATAAATCAGCAGATTCTGA TGATTAAAAATGAAGAGAAGGACATTAAGAAAGATGAGCTCCTGAATGATGGAGGGGAGGGAACCCTAACAATGAAAAGGAGGAGAGGAACACGGGGGCACGGCCGGAAAATCAATtacaagaagaaagaaaaagaggaaTCTGAAAAAGACCAACATCAGG AAAAAGAACCCACAATGAAGTTAGTGGATAAAGATGGGGGTGGAAAACCCAAAAACTGGAGGAGGAGAGGAACAAGAGGAAAAGGACAAAAAATTAATTACAAGAAGAAGGAAGAAG TGGAACAGATTGTGGAGAATAAAGAGCCTCATGGAGGAGCTGCAGCTGATGGTAAGGCAGAAGAACAGAGAAGATCTGCTGAAGGTCATGAAAGAGCAGGAGGACGAAGAGAAGCCGCCTATTCAGAGGTGGTGAGAAATGCCTATGGAGGAAGAAGCTGGTATGGACAAGAATACAGAATGAAAACAACCTACTGGTACCAATATGGCCAGCACCCCCCAGAACCTGTGTGGAGAAATTATAGGATGGATGAGAGGAACACCTGGAGATATGGAGGCCATCATTGGGAGAGGAGAAACATGTGGACACCACCAGCAgcgaattattattataacccaaattattattataatccaaatgattattattactga
- the LOC134333501 gene encoding transcription factor TFIIIB component B'' homolog isoform X1: MIWKAAICCTQLWLVLTTVTGHLTEEQKEQIVDLHNMYRSKVEPSAANMIRMLRPKTRERPDGDPEEDGPETQKKSKRGKKWLGKNWRRIFKKKKKVEGDGEAGQSSVTPRPSNMDHGDGAEVLLVEKTEPDPADGEDLMSCRLDGAEKIISQQQTPDQILDETDAADEERATEDLSNIMLDEDRAAEDVGNFPLDENEAGAERLLGNETLEVMDLNTGTEDEDIRELMNFLQDKTEEQIELLKMKDTEAEVEAITELKENLTDDVETPSNKLLVGDPITEEMDAEGGFALVKDLVNVLLEKTEEKIELLNVQDAEAETENLMENMLDDLDGSGEQLLAEEKVPEVMDEDVEMETAEDVKKFLRNENEANMQVIDEAVEAETAENVKKFLLNKTENVMENMLDDLDGSGEQLLAEEKVPEVMDEDVEMETAEDVKKFLRNENEANMQVMDEAVEAETAENVKKFLLNKTENVMENMLDDLDRSGEQLLAGEKVPEVMDKDVEMETAEDVKKFLLNENEANMQVMDEAVEAETAENVKKFLLNKTENIMENMLDDLDGSGEQLLAGEKVPEVMDEAVETAEDVKKFLLNKSEASMDEGLAEMVVEVKNVVEDENDIRAEVEQILNLVLDEIELKVTKQQNEVDEMEKINQQILMIKNEEKDIKKDELLNDGGEGTLTMKRRRGTRGHGRKINYKKKEKEESEKDQHQEKEPTMKLVDKDGGGKPKNWRRRGTRGKGQKINYKKKEEVEQIVENKEPHGGAAADGKAEEQRRSAEGHERAGGRREAAYSEVVRNAYGGRSWYGQEYRMKTTYWYQYGQHPPEPVWRNYRMDERNTWRYGGHHWERRNMWTPPAANYYYNPNYYYNPNDYYY, encoded by the exons CTCCGTCCGAAGACTCGGGAACGGCCAGATGGCGACCCTGAAGAGGACGGACCTGAGACCCAGAAAAAAAGCAAACGTGGAAAGAAATGGTTGGGTAAAAACTGGAGGAGGATTtttaagaaaaagaagaaggtgGAGGGTGATGGAGAGGCAGGACAGAGCAGTGTAACACCGAGGCCATCGAACATGGACCATGGAGATGGTGCTGAAGTGCTTCTGGTGGAGAAAACTGAACCTGATCCTGCAGATGGAGAGGATTTGATGAGCTGCAGGCTGGATGGAGCTGAGAAGATCATCAGCCAGCAGCAGA CTCCAGATCAAATCCTGGATGAAACTGATGCAGCAGATGAAGAAAGAGCTACTGAAGATCTCAGCAACATCATGCTGGATGAGGATAGAGCTGCTGAAGATGTCGGGAACTTCCCACTGGATGAGAATGAGGCTGGTGCCGAGCGTCTTTTAG GAAATGAGACCTTGGAAGTGATGGACCTAAACACAGGGACTGAGGATGAGGATATTAGAGAGCTTATGAACTTCCTCCAAGATAAAACTGAGGAACAGATTGAGCTCCTAAAGATGAAGGATACAGAAGCTGAGGTTGAGGCCATCACAGAGCTTAAGGAAAACCTGACGGATGATGTGGAGACACCGAGCAACAAGCTTCTGG TAGGAGATCCGATCACAGAGGAGAtggatgcagaaggtggatttgcaCTTGTTAAAGATTTGGTGAACGTTCTCCTGGAAAAGACAGAGGAAAAGATTGAGCTTCTGAATGTACAAGATGCAGAAGCTGAGACTGAAAACCTCATGGAGAACATGCTGGATGATCTGGATGGATCTGGAGAGCAGCTTCTGG CAGAAGAAAAGGTTCCAGAAGTTATGGATGAAGACGTTGAGATGGAAACAGCTGAAGACGTGAAGAAGTTCCTCCGTAATGAGAATGAAGCCAACATGCAAGTAATAGATGAAGCAGTTGAAGCTGAAACGGCTGAGAACGTGAAGAAGTTTCTCCTTAATAAAACTGAAAACGTCATGGAGAACATGCTGGATGATCTGGATGGATCTGGAGAGCAGCTTCTGG CAGAAGAAAAGGTTCCAGAAGTTATGGATGAAGACGTTGAGATGGAAACAGCTGAAGACGTGAAGAAGTTCCTCCGTAATGAGAATGAAGCCAACATGCAAGTAATGGATGAAGCAGTTGAGGCTGAAACGGCTGAGAACGTGAAGAAGTTTCTCCTTAATAAAACTGAAAACGTCATGGAGAACATGCTGGATGATCTGGATAGATCTGGAGAGCAGCTTCTGG CAGGAGAGAAGGTTCCAGAAGTTATGGATAAAGACGTTGAGATGGAAACGGCTGAAGACGTGAAGAAGTTCCTCCTTAATGAGAATGAAGCCAACATGCAAGTAATGGATGAAGCAGTTGAGGCTGAAACGGCTGAGAACGTGAAGAAGTTTCTCCttaataaaactgaaaacatCATGGAGAACATGCTGGATGATCTGGATGGATCTGGAGAGCAGCTTCTGG CAGGAGAGAAGGTTCCTGAAGTTATGGATGAAGCAGTTGAGACTGCTGAGGACGTGAAGAAGTTTCTCCTCAATAAGAGTGAAGCCAGCATGGATGAAGGGCTTG CAGAAATGGTGGTGGAGGTGAAGAATGTGGTGGAAGATGAAAACGACATTAGAGCTGAGGTCGAACAGATACTGAACCTCGTCCTGGATGAGATCGAGCTGAAAGTAACAAAGCAGCAGAATGAAGTGGACGAGATGGAGAAGATAAATCAGCAGATTCTGA TGATTAAAAATGAAGAGAAGGACATTAAGAAAGATGAGCTCCTGAATGATGGAGGGGAGGGAACCCTAACAATGAAAAGGAGGAGAGGAACACGGGGGCACGGCCGGAAAATCAATtacaagaagaaagaaaaagaggaaTCTGAAAAAGACCAACATCAGG AAAAAGAACCCACAATGAAGTTAGTGGATAAAGATGGGGGTGGAAAACCCAAAAACTGGAGGAGGAGAGGAACAAGAGGAAAAGGACAAAAAATTAATTACAAGAAGAAGGAAGAAG TGGAACAGATTGTGGAGAATAAAGAGCCTCATGGAGGAGCTGCAGCTGATGGTAAGGCAGAAGAACAGAGAAGATCTGCTGAAGGTCATGAAAGAGCAGGAGGACGAAGAGAAGCCGCCTATTCAGAGGTGGTGAGAAATGCCTATGGAGGAAGAAGCTGGTATGGACAAGAATACAGAATGAAAACAACCTACTGGTACCAATATGGCCAGCACCCCCCAGAACCTGTGTGGAGAAATTATAGGATGGATGAGAGGAACACCTGGAGATATGGAGGCCATCATTGGGAGAGGAGAAACATGTGGACACCACCAGCAgcgaattattattataacccaaattattattataatccaaatgattattattactga
- the LOC134333501 gene encoding transcription factor TFIIIB component B'' homolog isoform X7 encodes MIWKAAICCTQLWLVLTTVTGHLTEEQKEQIVDLHNMYRSKVEPSAANMIRMLRPKTRERPDGDPEEDGPETQKKSKRGKKWLGKNWRRIFKKKKKVEGDGEAGQSSVTPRPSNMDHGDGAEVLLVEKTEPDPADGEDLMSCRLDGAEKIISQQQTPDQILDETDAADEERATEDLSNIMLDEDRAAEDVGNFPLDENEAGAERLLGNETLEVMDLNTGTEDEDIRELMNFLQDKTEEQIELLKMKDTEAEVEAITELKENLTDDVETPSNKLLVGDPITEEMDAEGGFALVKDLVNVLLEKTEEKIELLNVQDAEAETENLMENMLDDLDGSGEQLLAEEKVPEVMDEDVEMETAEDVKKFLRNENEANMQVIDEAVEAETAENVKKFLLNKTENVMENMLDDLDGSGEQLLAEEKVPEVMDEDVEMETAEDVKKFLRNENEANMQVMDEAVEAETAENVKKFLLNKTENVMENMLDDLDRSGEQLLAGEKVPEVMDKDVEMETAEDVKKFLLNENEANMQVMDEAVEAETAENVKKFLLNKTENIMENMLDDLDGSGEQLLGEKVPEVMDEAVETAEDVKKFLLNKSEASMDEGLAEMVVEVKNVVEDENDIRAEVEQILNLVLDEIELKVTKQQNEVDEMEKINQQILMIKNEEKDIKKDELLNDGGEGTLTMKRRRGTRGHGRKINYKKKEKEESEKDQHQEKEPTMKLVDKDGGGKPKNWRRRGTRGKGQKINYKKKEEVEQIVENKEPHGGAAADGKAEEQRRSAEGHERAGGRREAAYSEVVRNAYGGRSWYGQEYRMKTTYWYQYGQHPPEPVWRNYRMDERNTWRYGGHHWERRNMWTPPAANYYYNPNYYYNPNDYYY; translated from the exons CTCCGTCCGAAGACTCGGGAACGGCCAGATGGCGACCCTGAAGAGGACGGACCTGAGACCCAGAAAAAAAGCAAACGTGGAAAGAAATGGTTGGGTAAAAACTGGAGGAGGATTtttaagaaaaagaagaaggtgGAGGGTGATGGAGAGGCAGGACAGAGCAGTGTAACACCGAGGCCATCGAACATGGACCATGGAGATGGTGCTGAAGTGCTTCTGGTGGAGAAAACTGAACCTGATCCTGCAGATGGAGAGGATTTGATGAGCTGCAGGCTGGATGGAGCTGAGAAGATCATCAGCCAGCAGCAGA CTCCAGATCAAATCCTGGATGAAACTGATGCAGCAGATGAAGAAAGAGCTACTGAAGATCTCAGCAACATCATGCTGGATGAGGATAGAGCTGCTGAAGATGTCGGGAACTTCCCACTGGATGAGAATGAGGCTGGTGCCGAGCGTCTTTTAG GAAATGAGACCTTGGAAGTGATGGACCTAAACACAGGGACTGAGGATGAGGATATTAGAGAGCTTATGAACTTCCTCCAAGATAAAACTGAGGAACAGATTGAGCTCCTAAAGATGAAGGATACAGAAGCTGAGGTTGAGGCCATCACAGAGCTTAAGGAAAACCTGACGGATGATGTGGAGACACCGAGCAACAAGCTTCTGG TAGGAGATCCGATCACAGAGGAGAtggatgcagaaggtggatttgcaCTTGTTAAAGATTTGGTGAACGTTCTCCTGGAAAAGACAGAGGAAAAGATTGAGCTTCTGAATGTACAAGATGCAGAAGCTGAGACTGAAAACCTCATGGAGAACATGCTGGATGATCTGGATGGATCTGGAGAGCAGCTTCTGG CAGAAGAAAAGGTTCCAGAAGTTATGGATGAAGACGTTGAGATGGAAACAGCTGAAGACGTGAAGAAGTTCCTCCGTAATGAGAATGAAGCCAACATGCAAGTAATAGATGAAGCAGTTGAAGCTGAAACGGCTGAGAACGTGAAGAAGTTTCTCCTTAATAAAACTGAAAACGTCATGGAGAACATGCTGGATGATCTGGATGGATCTGGAGAGCAGCTTCTGG CAGAAGAAAAGGTTCCAGAAGTTATGGATGAAGACGTTGAGATGGAAACAGCTGAAGACGTGAAGAAGTTCCTCCGTAATGAGAATGAAGCCAACATGCAAGTAATGGATGAAGCAGTTGAGGCTGAAACGGCTGAGAACGTGAAGAAGTTTCTCCTTAATAAAACTGAAAACGTCATGGAGAACATGCTGGATGATCTGGATAGATCTGGAGAGCAGCTTCTGG CAGGAGAGAAGGTTCCAGAAGTTATGGATAAAGACGTTGAGATGGAAACGGCTGAAGACGTGAAGAAGTTCCTCCTTAATGAGAATGAAGCCAACATGCAAGTAATGGATGAAGCAGTTGAGGCTGAAACGGCTGAGAACGTGAAGAAGTTTCTCCttaataaaactgaaaacatCATGGAGAACATGCTGGATGATCTGGATGGATCTGGAGAGCAGCTTCTGG GAGAGAAGGTTCCTGAAGTTATGGATGAAGCAGTTGAGACTGCTGAGGACGTGAAGAAGTTTCTCCTCAATAAGAGTGAAGCCAGCATGGATGAAGGGCTTG CAGAAATGGTGGTGGAGGTGAAGAATGTGGTGGAAGATGAAAACGACATTAGAGCTGAGGTCGAACAGATACTGAACCTCGTCCTGGATGAGATCGAGCTGAAAGTAACAAAGCAGCAGAATGAAGTGGACGAGATGGAGAAGATAAATCAGCAGATTCTGA TGATTAAAAATGAAGAGAAGGACATTAAGAAAGATGAGCTCCTGAATGATGGAGGGGAGGGAACCCTAACAATGAAAAGGAGGAGAGGAACACGGGGGCACGGCCGGAAAATCAATtacaagaagaaagaaaaagaggaaTCTGAAAAAGACCAACATCAGG AAAAAGAACCCACAATGAAGTTAGTGGATAAAGATGGGGGTGGAAAACCCAAAAACTGGAGGAGGAGAGGAACAAGAGGAAAAGGACAAAAAATTAATTACAAGAAGAAGGAAGAAG TGGAACAGATTGTGGAGAATAAAGAGCCTCATGGAGGAGCTGCAGCTGATGGTAAGGCAGAAGAACAGAGAAGATCTGCTGAAGGTCATGAAAGAGCAGGAGGACGAAGAGAAGCCGCCTATTCAGAGGTGGTGAGAAATGCCTATGGAGGAAGAAGCTGGTATGGACAAGAATACAGAATGAAAACAACCTACTGGTACCAATATGGCCAGCACCCCCCAGAACCTGTGTGGAGAAATTATAGGATGGATGAGAGGAACACCTGGAGATATGGAGGCCATCATTGGGAGAGGAGAAACATGTGGACACCACCAGCAgcgaattattattataacccaaattattattataatccaaatgattattattactga
- the LOC134333501 gene encoding putative autophagy-related protein 11 isoform X6, giving the protein MIWKAAICCTQLWLVLTTVTGHLTEEQKEQIVDLHNMYRSKVEPSAANMIRMLRPKTRERPDGDPEEDGPETQKKSKRGKKWLGKNWRRIFKKKKKVEGDGEAGQSSVTPRPSNMDHGDGAEVLLVEKTEPDPADGEDLMSCRLDGAEKIISQQQTPDQILDETDAADEERATEDLSNIMLDEDRAAEDVGNFPLDENEAGAERLLGNETLEVMDLNTGTEDEDIRELMNFLQDKTEEQIELLKMKDTEAEVEAITELKENLTDDVETPSNKLLVGDPITEEMDAEGGFALVKDLVNVLLEKTEEKIELLNVQDAEAETENLMENMLDDLDGSGEQLLEEKVPEVMDEDVEMETAEDVKKFLRNENEANMQVIDEAVEAETAENVKKFLLNKTENVMENMLDDLDGSGEQLLAEEKVPEVMDEDVEMETAEDVKKFLRNENEANMQVMDEAVEAETAENVKKFLLNKTENVMENMLDDLDRSGEQLLAGEKVPEVMDKDVEMETAEDVKKFLLNENEANMQVMDEAVEAETAENVKKFLLNKTENIMENMLDDLDGSGEQLLAGEKVPEVMDEAVETAEDVKKFLLNKSEASMDEGLAEMVVEVKNVVEDENDIRAEVEQILNLVLDEIELKVTKQQNEVDEMEKINQQILMIKNEEKDIKKDELLNDGGEGTLTMKRRRGTRGHGRKINYKKKEKEESEKDQHQEKEPTMKLVDKDGGGKPKNWRRRGTRGKGQKINYKKKEEVEQIVENKEPHGGAAADGKAEEQRRSAEGHERAGGRREAAYSEVVRNAYGGRSWYGQEYRMKTTYWYQYGQHPPEPVWRNYRMDERNTWRYGGHHWERRNMWTPPAANYYYNPNYYYNPNDYYY; this is encoded by the exons CTCCGTCCGAAGACTCGGGAACGGCCAGATGGCGACCCTGAAGAGGACGGACCTGAGACCCAGAAAAAAAGCAAACGTGGAAAGAAATGGTTGGGTAAAAACTGGAGGAGGATTtttaagaaaaagaagaaggtgGAGGGTGATGGAGAGGCAGGACAGAGCAGTGTAACACCGAGGCCATCGAACATGGACCATGGAGATGGTGCTGAAGTGCTTCTGGTGGAGAAAACTGAACCTGATCCTGCAGATGGAGAGGATTTGATGAGCTGCAGGCTGGATGGAGCTGAGAAGATCATCAGCCAGCAGCAGA CTCCAGATCAAATCCTGGATGAAACTGATGCAGCAGATGAAGAAAGAGCTACTGAAGATCTCAGCAACATCATGCTGGATGAGGATAGAGCTGCTGAAGATGTCGGGAACTTCCCACTGGATGAGAATGAGGCTGGTGCCGAGCGTCTTTTAG GAAATGAGACCTTGGAAGTGATGGACCTAAACACAGGGACTGAGGATGAGGATATTAGAGAGCTTATGAACTTCCTCCAAGATAAAACTGAGGAACAGATTGAGCTCCTAAAGATGAAGGATACAGAAGCTGAGGTTGAGGCCATCACAGAGCTTAAGGAAAACCTGACGGATGATGTGGAGACACCGAGCAACAAGCTTCTGG TAGGAGATCCGATCACAGAGGAGAtggatgcagaaggtggatttgcaCTTGTTAAAGATTTGGTGAACGTTCTCCTGGAAAAGACAGAGGAAAAGATTGAGCTTCTGAATGTACAAGATGCAGAAGCTGAGACTGAAAACCTCATGGAGAACATGCTGGATGATCTGGATGGATCTGGAGAGCAGCTTCTGG AAGAAAAGGTTCCAGAAGTTATGGATGAAGACGTTGAGATGGAAACAGCTGAAGACGTGAAGAAGTTCCTCCGTAATGAGAATGAAGCCAACATGCAAGTAATAGATGAAGCAGTTGAAGCTGAAACGGCTGAGAACGTGAAGAAGTTTCTCCTTAATAAAACTGAAAACGTCATGGAGAACATGCTGGATGATCTGGATGGATCTGGAGAGCAGCTTCTGG CAGAAGAAAAGGTTCCAGAAGTTATGGATGAAGACGTTGAGATGGAAACAGCTGAAGACGTGAAGAAGTTCCTCCGTAATGAGAATGAAGCCAACATGCAAGTAATGGATGAAGCAGTTGAGGCTGAAACGGCTGAGAACGTGAAGAAGTTTCTCCTTAATAAAACTGAAAACGTCATGGAGAACATGCTGGATGATCTGGATAGATCTGGAGAGCAGCTTCTGG CAGGAGAGAAGGTTCCAGAAGTTATGGATAAAGACGTTGAGATGGAAACGGCTGAAGACGTGAAGAAGTTCCTCCTTAATGAGAATGAAGCCAACATGCAAGTAATGGATGAAGCAGTTGAGGCTGAAACGGCTGAGAACGTGAAGAAGTTTCTCCttaataaaactgaaaacatCATGGAGAACATGCTGGATGATCTGGATGGATCTGGAGAGCAGCTTCTGG CAGGAGAGAAGGTTCCTGAAGTTATGGATGAAGCAGTTGAGACTGCTGAGGACGTGAAGAAGTTTCTCCTCAATAAGAGTGAAGCCAGCATGGATGAAGGGCTTG CAGAAATGGTGGTGGAGGTGAAGAATGTGGTGGAAGATGAAAACGACATTAGAGCTGAGGTCGAACAGATACTGAACCTCGTCCTGGATGAGATCGAGCTGAAAGTAACAAAGCAGCAGAATGAAGTGGACGAGATGGAGAAGATAAATCAGCAGATTCTGA TGATTAAAAATGAAGAGAAGGACATTAAGAAAGATGAGCTCCTGAATGATGGAGGGGAGGGAACCCTAACAATGAAAAGGAGGAGAGGAACACGGGGGCACGGCCGGAAAATCAATtacaagaagaaagaaaaagaggaaTCTGAAAAAGACCAACATCAGG AAAAAGAACCCACAATGAAGTTAGTGGATAAAGATGGGGGTGGAAAACCCAAAAACTGGAGGAGGAGAGGAACAAGAGGAAAAGGACAAAAAATTAATTACAAGAAGAAGGAAGAAG TGGAACAGATTGTGGAGAATAAAGAGCCTCATGGAGGAGCTGCAGCTGATGGTAAGGCAGAAGAACAGAGAAGATCTGCTGAAGGTCATGAAAGAGCAGGAGGACGAAGAGAAGCCGCCTATTCAGAGGTGGTGAGAAATGCCTATGGAGGAAGAAGCTGGTATGGACAAGAATACAGAATGAAAACAACCTACTGGTACCAATATGGCCAGCACCCCCCAGAACCTGTGTGGAGAAATTATAGGATGGATGAGAGGAACACCTGGAGATATGGAGGCCATCATTGGGAGAGGAGAAACATGTGGACACCACCAGCAgcgaattattattataacccaaattattattataatccaaatgattattattactga